The following nucleotide sequence is from Aspergillus luchuensis IFO 4308 DNA, chromosome 1, nearly complete sequence.
AGGCGATAAAATCGTAATCTGCCGCGGGGAGATTCGGTTTTCCAGGCGGGCGGATCTCCTCCGCTTTTCATCTTCCCCGACTTCGGATatagtactatctatccCACAACTACTCCCACTCGCCCTGATCGGCTTGTGCCGGCTAATGTTGAGCAACTAGCAACTACTAGCATATATTGCTGACTACCTCGTCTACTTGCAGAATAATAAGTCCAACTTCAGCAACAACTCATATTGGTGACCACTACATGCTGGGACACCGAGAGTAAGCGTCTACTTATGTTTCCTTCTATTAGAAAGATTGAAAACCTTACAGCAAGCTTCAACGTGTTGTTGAGTGCGCGACAGGATTGATGTCCAGGGTGCGTTGCCCCGCGGCGAAAAGCTGCTGCAAAGACCCCCGTCATAGAGTTACGCGAAACGAACAGTGGTATTCACCCAGGATATGAGGGGACAAGGAACAAGACGAAATAACCAGAAAAGGCGCTtgtaagaaaataagaagtGGGAAATAGTCGACCAGACGGGACCAGCAGAAAGTAAAATGAAAGACGCAAGCCAACTCCGATAACCCTTCGCCCGATACTTTGCAAATTGTGGCTAACATCGAACATCGCGCTGACATCTTCAGCCTAAAGCAATGTGAATCCAAAACTCATGCCCATCGTCGATCCGTTACATGTGCGGAAGACGATGCATTGGTCATCACGTCGTCAAGAGTTCGTAGGAAATCTAAAGGTCCTTGAAATGTTCTTTCGCATATTGTTCGCACGCCTAAATCACCCATGTCAACGATCCAGCAAGGCATCTACAGAGCCCGGAAATCTTACCTTGGCTGGCTTTCCGACTTTCAGTCCAATCGCCTTCCATTTATTTGCATCGTATTCCCTAATCGCTTCCCGAAGTGCTACGGACTGTCCTTGGTTTAGCATCGCTTGACAAACAAAGTCGTACGTGAAGGGTCGTTACCTCGTCTTCAGCAAATTCGGCATAGTGCATGTCCTATCGTGGCATAAGTATCTACATCCAGTCTTTCGAATAGAGAAACTAGAATCTGCTTACTTTGTACCAATGTTTCTTGACGCTGCCTTCGGTCCGGGCAGGGAATGTCTGTAGCACCCGGGAAATTCCGGTCAGTATGCGTGACGTAGTGGAGGGTACTGAAGCAGGGGAGCTTTATGCACCTTGGCAATCTCGCTCCAGGTGCGACCCGCGTCGCGCATGGTTTTCAGCCTCTGCTCTTCCTCAGCAGTCCACGGAGTGTTggtcctccccttcttcttaggGGCCGGCTCCGATCCTCCAGGTCCTTGCTCGTGCGCAGTTTCTCCCGTCGCCGGAGCCGCGCCTGGCGCCGCCATGGTAGCCGCAGAGCCTGACTGAGGGGAAGCACGGCGTTTGCGCGGATTCTGGGGAGGAATCTGAGTTTGGGGCATAGGAATGCCCTCGAACGAAGGCACTCTTGAAAAGGGATTGACTTGCTGTTGAGCTATCAGGTGTGATGGTGCGTTGGCAGAGATGGAAGTCTTGATTCGCTTAGATGTTGGAGGGGACCTGTAGTAGAGGGACAGGCGAAAGGCGCCGGTGTCAGAGATGAGCCCACGACACGAGAAGAATGATTTGTttagaaaaaggaaggaggagataaAGAAGAAGTGAATGCAAGGCCAGAACGATAATcgcaataataatagaacGAGCCAGTCACTTTGTCAATTTCAAGTCGAGGGAAACGGACAGGACAGTGAATTAGCCGAAAGCGGGAACAGATACAAACACATAGTAGATAAATTACAAGAGAAACACTCCAAGTGAAGCACATGACccgagggggtgggtgtgagGTATGTATCTCAAAATCAAGTATATATGGAAGGACAGCTGCCACCGACGCTGCGCAGTCCCAGAGGCCAGCTTCACCTTCAGGCtggggaggacgaggagggacTTACGACATGGCTGATGATACGCAGTTATCCCAATCACGTTCTGTCGATTCATCTGTAGATACACATGCTTATGAGATTAGCAAATCTGCTACTCAAGGAACGCTCCGTGGAGATTGGCCGGTCAGGTTCAGGGAAGCGAGCGCTTGGTTACACCAAAGTGACGATGACACCGGCGCATCATACGGCGTGGCAGTAGCGCCGCAGGGAATGAGGTAGATGacgggaaaagaaggaaaaagtcGGAAAGATTGTTACATGCATATATGAAGTCGGAATGGTAGCGAGGGAAAGTCAAAggacaagagagagagagggagggagggacggagggagggggagttggAGTGAGGCAACTCAGGTGAatggacgatgaggagggcaGTGAACagtgaggggaggggaaaggggaggggggggaggggcaaggagaggggaaaagatagtaagtataaACAGGCTTAGGCACAATCACAGGAAGACCTTTCTAGCATCTTAGGATACAGAGGCTGGAcatagtacggagtactggaGATGCGATGATAAGACGTTCTGGTCAGGAcaagtggagatggagaccgACTGAGAGTGTAAAGAGAGGCTTACTGGTCAAAGTTCATGGTTTGAAAAGGAGTCTCGGGTTTTTTCTGATAGGCAGGATGATCTGGTAGTggcggtggtagtagtagcaatAGTCGTAGCGAAGTAGTAGCgaagtagtggtggtggtggtcgtcgttgtagtagtagtagtagtaagtggGAGGGAGTAGATCAAGGTTCGAATTGGCAGGTCAAGGTCAGTAAGGGTCAGTTCAAGAGGATTCAACCTGTCCCTCGGTCAggtaatagtagtagcagtagaaGTTGTGATAGCCAAGTAGTAAGGAAGTAGACTGAATTGAATTGTCTgataaaataatcaaaaatgGTGGTCGTAGTCAGAGCAACAACCACTcggtcagtcagtcagtaggTAGTAGGCAAGTAAGGTCTTCAGTAGGGCAGAAAAGCCACCGTAGGTAATACTTTGGGTTCTGCTTTACAGTTTACCAATTCCCgtaaataaaaacaaatggaaatggataatataatgataGTACAAGACTAAGGGAACCTCGGGAGTGGCAAGAGAGAATAGGGTCCGGGAAAGAGGaacaagagggaaaaaggaagaagagagagaagcggATGGGAAAACCGACAAGACTCGCAAagcctcttccttccttctcttctcttgaTTTCTGACTAGTACTGCGGAGGTGAGGGGGAACAGACAGAGCAATTCGATTCGAATC
It contains:
- a CDS encoding SANT/Myb-like DNA-binding domain-containing protein (COG:K;~EggNog:ENOG410PPD8;~InterPro:IPR017930,IPR009057,IPR017877,IPR001005;~PFAM:PF00249,PF13921); translated protein: MNFDHTPYYVQPLYPKMLERSSCDYESTERDWDNCVSSAMSSPPTSKRIKTSISANAPSHLIAQQQVNPFSRVPSFEGIPMPQTQIPPQNPRKRRASPQSGSAATMAAPGAAPATGETAHEQGPGGSEPAPKKKGRTNTPWTAEEEQRLKTMRDAGRTWSEIAKTFPARTEGSVKKHWYKDMHYAEFAEDESVALREAIREYDANKWKAIGLKVGKPAKACEQYAKEHFKDL